The Ochotona princeps isolate mOchPri1 chromosome 1, mOchPri1.hap1, whole genome shotgun sequence genome has a segment encoding these proteins:
- the LOC101520223 gene encoding olfactory receptor 1361-like — MNCSQTPDLVLSGMSSGPEKRQFLFLLFLTLYLLGLLGNLLLLLVITTDIHLHTPMYFFLSQLSFVDLCFTTTTTPKMLGNLWTSNGFISFSGCLTQLYFFAVFADMDNLLLMIMAIDRYAAICHPLRYPILMTPCRCGVLVGGSWGVAHSVSLIHTLLLSQLSFYTNQEIPHFFCDFGPLLWLSCSDAHLNEDLMMALAGLLGIVPLLCIVGSYARIFCAVARVPSAQGKQKALATCGSHISMVILFYSTVFATYLKPPSPSHSSGELVAAVMYTLVTPTLNPFIYSLRNKDVKSSLKKLLGWEDFQDWN; from the coding sequence ATGAATTGCAGCCAGACTCCCGACCTGGTCCTCTCGGGGATGTCTAGTGGCCCAGAGAAACGGCAGttcctctttcttctgtttctgactcTCTACTTGCTGGGCCTCCTGGGGAAtttgctgcttctgctggttATTACCACTGACATCCACCTCCATACACCTATGTACTTCTTCCTCAGCCAGCTCTCCTTTGTGGATCTCTGCTTCACTACTACCACAACCCCCAAAATGCTGGGGAACTTGTGGACCAGTAACGgcttcatctctttctctggaTGTCTGACCCAGTTATACTTCTTTGCTGTTTTTGCTGACATGGACAACCTGCTTCTGATGATCATGGCCATTGACCGCTATGCTGCTATTTGCCATCCTCTGCGCTATCCAATCCTCATGACTCCTTGTagatgtggggtgctggtgggtGGGTCATGGGGAGTGGCCCACTCGGTATCTCTCATCCATACTCTGTTGTTATCCCAGTTGTCTTTCTATACCAATCAAGAAATTCCtcattttttctgtgattttggcCCGCTCTTGTGGCTGTCCTGTTCTGATGCCCACCTCAATGAGGATCTGATGATGGCTTTGGCTGGGTTGTTAGGAATTGTTCCTCTGCTCTGCATCGTAGGTTCTTATGCTCGTATTTTCTGTGCTGTGGCTAGGGTTCCATCCGCACAGGGGAAGCAGAAGGCCCTGGCCACGTGTGGCTCCCACATCTCCATGGTCATCCTCTTCTACAGCACAGTGTTCGCCACATACCTGAAGCCCCCATCACCTTCTCACTCCTCTGGGGAGCTGGTTGCTGCTGTCATGTACACCTTGGTAACTCCCACTCTAAACCCTTTCATTTACAGCCTGAGAAATAAGGATGTGAAAAGTTCACTGAAAAAACTTCTGGGCTGGGAGGACTTTCAGGATTGGAATTAA